In a single window of the Nicotiana tomentosiformis chromosome 8, ASM39032v3, whole genome shotgun sequence genome:
- the LOC138898085 gene encoding uncharacterized protein, with product MADSLANLSTTMSLRENESTKVHICHRWVIPGLLDLQINESHHTSVRVIEKEDWRQLLIEYLEHGKLPKDPRQRTDIKRRAPRFILYKETLFRCSFEGLFLRCFDKEESHQAMEETYSGSCGAHQSGPKLHFCIKRTDYY from the coding sequence ATGGCTGATTCTTTGGCTAACTTGTCCACGACGATGTCACTTAGAGAGAATGAGTCAACAAAGGTACATATATGTCATCGATGGGTCATTCCTGGACTTCTTGATCTTCAAATCAACGAAAGTCATCATACGTCCGTTCGAGTAATTGAAAAAGAGGATTGGAGGCAACTATTGATAGAGTACCTTGAACATGGAAAGTTACCTAAGGATCCACGACAAAGAACAGACATCAAGCGAAGGGCACCACGATTCATCCTCTATAAGGAGACACTATTTCGCTGCTCTTTTGAAGGACTATTCTTGCGATGTTTTGACAAAGAAGAATCCCACCAAGCGATGGAGGAAACATATTCTGGATCATGTGGAGCACATCAATCTGGTCCTAAGCTCCATTTTTGCATCAAGAGGACGGACTACTACTAG